One genomic segment of Acanthochromis polyacanthus isolate Apoly-LR-REF ecotype Palm Island chromosome 9, KAUST_Apoly_ChrSc, whole genome shotgun sequence includes these proteins:
- the fitm1l gene encoding fat storage-inducing transmembrane protein 1 gives MFLNTVLVVLTDLAARFLGNTAFRQHFHLLLSAVVMFGPALSFWVSQHSIFAKRSHFLYRMFLRSGWGWTCVFVGSFVFLLSFSIRRSLSLSMRHLSRLGVAGGLWLGFCKLLDLLENATGSCYESLHAGQDVANGQPLLVLREDESKSECLKAGMLWRGYEVSEDVFLLCLCCLLLAEETAVFGPYLSLGGISDAPLRILFLFCVILLALWIFLLLCLLAYFPQFPTQLLGGALGCLSWRGLYQGWYRMGPSWYCPGRPGLGLLNTKASSTEAEDVQPNHDHCS, from the exons ATGTTCCTCAACACGGTGCTGGTGGTCCTGACGGACCTGGCAGCCAGGTTCCTGGGTAACACCGCGTTCCGGCAGCACTTCCACCTGCTGCTGTCGGCGGTGGTGATGTTCGGTCCTGCGCTCAGCTTCTGGGTATCTCAACACAGCATCTTCGCCAAGAGGAGCCACTTCCTGTACAG GATGTTCCTTCGCTCCGGTTGGGGTTGGACCTGCGTCTTCGTCGGCTCTTTCgtcttcctcctgtccttctcCATTCGTCgttccctctccctctccatgCGTCACCTCTCCAGACTCGGGGTGGCAGGAGGCCTGTGGCTTGGTTTCTGCAAACTCCTGGACCTGCTGGAGAACGCTACAGGAAGCTGCTACGAATCGTTACACGCCGGCCAAGACGTCGCCAACGGGCAGCCTCTGCTGGTGCTCCGAGAGGACGAAAGCAAGTCTGAGTGCCTCAAAGCTGGGATGCTTTGGAGGGGCTATGAAGTTTCAGAGGACGTCTTCCTCCTATGTCTTTGCTGCCTGCTGCTGGCAGAAGAAACAGCTGTGTTTGGTCCTTATCTGAGCCTAGGAGGGATCTCAGATGCCCCTCTGAGGATCCTCTTCCTGTTCTGTGTTATCCTGCTCGCGCTCTGGATCTTTCTACTGCTTTGTCTCTTAGCTTACTTCCCTCAGTTCCCCACCCAGCTGCTCGGGGGCGCTCTGGGCTGCCTCAGCTGGAGGGGACTGTATCAGGGCTGGTACCGCATGGGGCCCAGCTGGTACTGCCCGGGGAGGCCCGGTCTGGGGCTGCTGAACACCAAGGCCAGCAGTACTGAAGCAGAAGACGTCCAACCCAACCACGACCACTGCAGTTAA